Proteins found in one Nitrospirota bacterium genomic segment:
- a CDS encoding N-acetyltransferase, which translates to MIRRANVHDIKAIHHLVNQFARRDEMLPRSLNELYENVRDFFVYENNGKILGASALHILWEDLAEIRSVAVSKEHQRAGIGKKLVEKCLKEAGALGIKNVFALTYHPGFFKKLGFKDIDKSKLPQKIWGDCLKCPKFPECEEVAVIKEVESRE; encoded by the coding sequence TTGATTCGAAGAGCCAATGTCCATGACATAAAGGCAATCCATCATCTTGTCAATCAATTTGCCAGGAGAGATGAGATGCTACCCCGTTCTTTAAATGAACTCTACGAGAATGTCAGAGATTTTTTTGTCTATGAGAACAACGGGAAAATTCTCGGCGCCTCAGCCCTCCACATCCTGTGGGAAGACCTTGCAGAGATAAGGTCTGTCGCAGTATCAAAGGAACACCAGCGGGCCGGTATCGGAAAGAAACTTGTAGAGAAATGTTTAAAGGAAGCAGGGGCGCTTGGAATAAAAAATGTATTCGCCCTTACATATCATCCTGGGTTTTTCAAAAAACTTGGATTTAAAGACATTGATAAGAGCAAACTCCCGCAGAAGATATGGGGAGACTGCCTCAAATGCCCCAAATTCCCTGAGTGCGAAGAAGTGGCGGTTATAAAAGAAGTAGAGAGTAGAGAGTAG